The sequence below is a genomic window from Deltaproteobacteria bacterium.
CCTGGTCGGCGAAGTGCGCGCGATCAATCCGATGGTGATCGAGTCGCTCGACCGCAGCAACTTCATCCCGGTGATCGCGCCGGTCGGCGTCGGCGACAAGGGCGAGACGTACAACATCAACGCCGACCTGGTCGCCGGCAAAGTCGCCGAAGCCTTGCACGCGGAAAAGTTGATTCTGCTCACCGACGTCGACGGCATCCGCGGCGCCGATGGCGCGGTCATGCCCACGCTCGATGTCGAGCGCGCGCGCCAATTGATTCAAGATGGCACCATCGGCGAGGGCATGATTCCGAAGGTCGAGTGCTGCGTCGAGGGCTTGCGCGGCGGTGTGAAGAAGACGCACATCATCGATGGCCGCGTGAAGCACGCCTTGCTGTTGGAGATCTTCACACGCGAAGGCGTCGGCACCGAAGTCGTCCGCACGCTGCAGCGCGGCGCGACGAAACGGCGCGTGAGTTCTTCCCCCTCTCCCTCTGGGAGAGGGCTGGGGTGAGGGCGGTCATGACGAATCGAGACATCATCGACCTCGGCGCGAAGTACCTCTTCCAAATCTACCCGCGCGCCCCGCTGGCGATCGTGCGCGGCGAGGGCTGCCGCGTGTGGGACGCCGATGGCAAGTCGTATCTCGACTTCTTCGGCAGCACCGTCGTGGTCAACCTCGGCCACTGCCATCCGAACGTGACGCGGGCGATCACCGAGCAGGCCAACACGATCCTGCACGTCTCCAACTTGCACCACAGCGCGCCGCAGGCGCAGTTGGCCGAGCGCTTGTGCACGCACTCGTTCGCCGATCGCGCGTTCTTCTGTAACAGTGGCGCGGAAGCCAACGAAGCGGCGATCAAGCTGGCGCGCAAGTTTGGCGCCGATCATGGCGACGGCCGCTACGAGATCGTCACCATGCTCGGCTCGTTCCACGGCCGCACCATCGCCACTATCGCGGCCACCGGCCAAGAGAAGGTCCGGCACGGTTTCCAACCGCTGCCGCAGGGCTTTCGCTACGCACCGTACAACGATATCGCCGCCGTCGAAGCCGTGGTGACCGATCGCACGATCGCCATCATGCTCGAACCGGTCCTCGGCGAAGGCGGCATCATCGCCGCGACGCCCGAGTTCATGAAGGCCGTGCGCGAGCTGTGCAATCGTCGCAACCTGTTGCTCATCCTCGACGAGGTGCAGACCGGGATGGGGCGACTCGGCACGTTGTTCGGCTACGAACTCAGCGGCATCACGCCGGACATCATGACGCTCGGCAAAGGGCTGGGTAGCGGTGTGCCGATCGGTGCCATGCTCGCCACCGAGCGCGTCGCCCCGGCGTTCTCGGTCGGAACGCACGGCACCACCTTCGGCGGCAATGCGCTCACCTGCGCGGTCGGCATCGCGGTGGTCGACACGCTGCTCAACGACGGCGTGCTGGAGAACGGTCGCGCGATGGGCGAGTATCTGCGCGAGGGCTTGCGTCGGCTGCAGCGGACGCTGCCGATCATTCGCGACGTGCGGGGGCACGGCTTGCTGGTGGGCGTCGAGTTGGCTCAGCCCGGCGCCGCGATCGTCGATCGCTGCCGCGCGGCCGGGCTGATTCTGAATTGCACCGCCGACAAGGTGCTGCGCTTCACCCCGCCACTGATCGTCACGCGCGACGAAATCGACGAGGCGCTGGCCATTGTCGAGCTGGCGCTTCGACCTGCCGAAGCACAGGCGTTGCCATCATGAAGCGCGACTTCCTGTCGCTTGCTGACTTACAGCGCAGCGAGATCGACGAGATCCTCCATCTCTCCGCCACGCTCAAGCGCGACCTCAAGGCCGGCAAGCGCCCGCCCCTGCTCGCCGGCCAATCGCTGGCCATGATTTTCGAGAAGCCGAGCCTGCGCACGCGCGTCACCTTCGAGGTCGGCATGACGCAGCTCGGTGGCTATGCGGTGTACTTGGCACCGAAGGACGCTCAGCTCGGGGAGCGCGAATCGGTCGCCGATATCGCGCGCAACCTCGAGCGCTGGGTCGATTTGATCATGGCGCGCACCTTCGCCCACGACACGCTCATCGAATTGGCCGGTCACGCCGGGGTTCCGGTCATCAACGGATTGTCGGACCTGCTGCATCCGTGTCAGGTGCTGACCGATTGCTTCACGCTCATCGAGAAGCGCGGCCGGCTGGACGGGTTGCGCATCGCCTTCGTCGGTGACGGCAACAACGTGGTCAATTCGTGGATCAACGCCGCCGCCAAGCTCGGCTTTCGCTTCGCGCTCGCGTGCCCGCCGGGTTACGAACCGAATCGCGCCGTCCGCGACGCGGCGATCGCCGGCCGCGCCGACGTGCAGATCACCCACGATGTAGCCGAGGCCGTACGCGGTGCGGACGTGATCTATACGGACGTGTGGACCAGCATGGGCCAAGAGGCCGACGCCGAGCGGCGGCGGCGCGACTTCGCCGGTTATCAGGTCAACGCGGCGGTCTTGGCGCTGGCGCGTCGCGACGCGTTGGTGATGCACGACTTGCCGGCGCACCGCGGCGAGGAAATTACCGACGACGTGATCGACGGACCACAATCGATCGTCTTCGATCAGGCCGAGAACCGCCTGCACGTGCAGAAAGGCATCATGGTGTGGCTCAACGACAAGCGGCCGAAACATAGATGAGACAGTCCAAGGTCTAAAGTCCAATGTCCAAGGTCGAAGAGAAGCCTAAGAAAATAGTGCTCGCCTATTCGGGCGGGTTGGATACTTCCGTCATCCTCGGCTGGCTGATCGACACCTACGGCGCCGAGGTGATCGCCTTCTGCGCCGATCTCGGCCAAGGCGATGAGCTCGCACCGGTCGAAGGCAAGGCCAAGGCCGGCGGTGCCAGCAAGATCTTCATCGAAGATCTGCGTGAAGAGTTCGTCCGCGACTTCGTCTTCCCGATGTTGCGCGCCAATGCCGTGTACGAAGGCACCTACCTGCTCGGCACCTCGATCGCGCGGCCGTTGATCGCCAAGCGCCAGATCGAGATCGCCAACGCCGAAGGCGCCGACGCGGTCGCCCACGGCGCCACCGGCAAGGGCAACGATCAGGTGCGCTTCGAGCTGACGTACTACGCGCTGCGACCAGACATCCGGGTCGTCGCCCCGTGGCGCATTTGGGATCTCAACTCGCGCTCGAAGCTGATCGCCTTCGCCGAGTCGAAACGGATTCCAATCCCGGTCACCAAGGAGAAGCCGTACAGCACC
It includes:
- the argB gene encoding acetylglutamate kinase, whose protein sequence is MQNLIQKAETLLDALPFIQTFAGKTFVIKYGGHAMVDEELKASFAQDIVLLKFVGMNPVIVHGGGPQIGDMLKQLNIESTFVRGMRVTDQATMDVVEMVLVGKINKEIVTLINRHGGRAVGLSGKDGDLILARKLNVTVEEEGKRSRLDVGLVGEVRAINPMVIESLDRSNFIPVIAPVGVGDKGETYNINADLVAGKVAEALHAEKLILLTDVDGIRGADGAVMPTLDVERARQLIQDGTIGEGMIPKVECCVEGLRGGVKKTHIIDGRVKHALLLEIFTREGVGTEVVRTLQRGATKRRVSSSPSPSGRGLG
- a CDS encoding aspartate aminotransferase family protein, producing MTNRDIIDLGAKYLFQIYPRAPLAIVRGEGCRVWDADGKSYLDFFGSTVVVNLGHCHPNVTRAITEQANTILHVSNLHHSAPQAQLAERLCTHSFADRAFFCNSGAEANEAAIKLARKFGADHGDGRYEIVTMLGSFHGRTIATIAATGQEKVRHGFQPLPQGFRYAPYNDIAAVEAVVTDRTIAIMLEPVLGEGGIIAATPEFMKAVRELCNRRNLLLILDEVQTGMGRLGTLFGYELSGITPDIMTLGKGLGSGVPIGAMLATERVAPAFSVGTHGTTFGGNALTCAVGIAVVDTLLNDGVLENGRAMGEYLREGLRRLQRTLPIIRDVRGHGLLVGVELAQPGAAIVDRCRAAGLILNCTADKVLRFTPPLIVTRDEIDEALAIVELALRPAEAQALPS
- the argF gene encoding ornithine carbamoyltransferase, with product MKRDFLSLADLQRSEIDEILHLSATLKRDLKAGKRPPLLAGQSLAMIFEKPSLRTRVTFEVGMTQLGGYAVYLAPKDAQLGERESVADIARNLERWVDLIMARTFAHDTLIELAGHAGVPVINGLSDLLHPCQVLTDCFTLIEKRGRLDGLRIAFVGDGNNVVNSWINAAAKLGFRFALACPPGYEPNRAVRDAAIAGRADVQITHDVAEAVRGADVIYTDVWTSMGQEADAERRRRDFAGYQVNAAVLALARRDALVMHDLPAHRGEEITDDVIDGPQSIVFDQAENRLHVQKGIMVWLNDKRPKHR